Proteins encoded together in one Campylobacter concisus window:
- a CDS encoding ABC transporter permease, which yields MTSLPKYLLFKYLRFDKTQPFIALSALLAFLGVSIGLMVLIVAMAIMNGFDKEFERKLFTMNYPITVQSAFKGSIDDGFVDELKAKFSDLKFSPYISTQVIYRSANALEGGLIYGVNFKDEKQINSVVNEALKDKELEGFEILVGSGITSEFRLRDDEKLTLIFTKADPAGFSLTPKMKRFDIGGSFTSGLIAYDKAFSYTSVEALRKILDYPKGVYDGIHIFSSKPFDDIKRVREGLPAGTVAIGWWEQNGNFFSALALEKRALFIVLMLIILVASLNIISSLLMTVMNRRQEIALLLALGASKGEIKRSFFYQGLVIGGGGIIFGLVLGFLGLFLLGNFNIIDLPADVYGSSKLPLELSTLDLVLIVVGAVFIVAISSYYPAKKATEVNVLQTLRNE from the coding sequence ATGACAAGCTTACCAAAGTATCTACTTTTTAAATATTTAAGATTTGATAAAACTCAGCCATTTATCGCTCTAAGCGCCTTGCTCGCCTTTCTTGGTGTTAGCATCGGACTTATGGTTTTGATCGTTGCGATGGCTATTATGAACGGATTTGACAAAGAATTTGAGCGCAAACTTTTTACGATGAACTATCCTATAACCGTTCAAAGCGCTTTTAAAGGATCGATCGATGATGGCTTTGTAGATGAGCTAAAGGCTAAATTTAGCGACCTTAAATTTAGTCCATATATCAGCACGCAGGTCATCTACCGCTCGGCAAATGCGCTTGAGGGTGGGCTAATTTATGGCGTAAATTTTAAAGATGAAAAGCAGATAAACTCAGTTGTAAATGAGGCTTTAAAAGACAAAGAGCTAGAGGGCTTTGAGATACTTGTGGGAAGCGGCATAACGAGTGAGTTTAGACTAAGAGATGATGAAAAACTAACGCTTATCTTTACAAAGGCCGATCCAGCCGGCTTTTCACTAACGCCAAAGATGAAGCGCTTTGACATCGGCGGTTCATTCACATCTGGGCTAATCGCCTATGACAAGGCATTTTCATATACTTCGGTCGAGGCTTTGAGAAAAATTTTAGACTATCCAAAAGGCGTTTATGATGGAATTCACATCTTTTCAAGTAAGCCATTTGATGATATAAAAAGAGTGCGCGAGGGGCTTCCAGCAGGCACGGTTGCCATAGGCTGGTGGGAGCAAAATGGCAACTTTTTCTCAGCGCTTGCACTTGAAAAAAGAGCACTTTTTATAGTTTTGATGCTTATTATCCTTGTGGCGTCGCTAAATATAATAAGCTCACTACTAATGACCGTGATGAACCGTAGGCAGGAGATCGCCTTGCTTCTAGCACTTGGAGCTAGCAAAGGCGAGATAAAAAGAAGCTTCTTTTATCAAGGGCTAGTTATCGGCGGAGGTGGCATTATATTTGGCTTGGTGCTTGGCTTTTTGGGGCTATTTTTACTTGGAAATTTCAACATCATAGACCTGCCAGCTGATGTTTATGGCTCAAGCAAACTACCGCTTGAACTCTCAACTCTTGATCTTGTGCTTATCGTAGTTGGCGCTGTGTTTATCGTGGCTATCTCGTCTTACTATCCAGCCAAAAAAGCCACTGAGGTAAATGTCCTTCAAACTTTGAGAAATGAGTAA